The following proteins are co-located in the Silene latifolia isolate original U9 population chromosome 1, ASM4854445v1, whole genome shotgun sequence genome:
- the LOC141651409 gene encoding uncharacterized protein LOC141651409, protein MREEVPGAASIPVVLDFQDVFPDEIPGLPPQRDIDFGIDLKPGTGLISKAPYRMGSKELEELKNQLEELLDKGYVRPSVSPWGAPVLFVKKKDVSMRLCVDYRELNNVTIKNRYPLPWIDDLFDQLSGDSIFSKIDLRSGCHQLRIKDEDIPKTKVAFLGHVVSKEGVSVDLSKIEAVSKWERPKNVGDIRSFLGLAGYYRRMKLHEEVENMGISMIKKGDTLGDLTIEPELYDEIRKKKEGDARVARWREVVSEAVVEDEKKRFYVGSDGGLRFDGRWFVPDDEELKRKILSETHSTPYSLAHFIPMKDTWSKAELARAYVKNVVKLHGVPKDIVSDRDSSYHVSIGMAPFEALYGRKCRSPVCWDDRADAVVLGPEMIQEMVKQVHIIHQKMGAAQDR, encoded by the exons ATGCGAGAGGAGGTGCCTGGGGCGGCATCTATACCTGTTGTGCTAGACTTTCAGGATGTGTTTCCAGATGAGATTCCAGGGTTACCACCTCAGAGGGATATTGATTTTGGAATTGACTTAAAACCTGGGACAGGATTAATTTCTAAAGCACCTTATAGGATGGGATCTAAAGAGCTGGAGGAGCTTAAAAATCAGTTGGAGGAGTTGTTGGATAAGGGCTATGTGAGGCCGAGtgtgtcaccttggggagcacctgtGTTATTTGTTAAGAAGAAAGACGTGAGCATGAGGTTGTGTGTTGACTATAGAGAGCTGAATAATGTGACTATCAAGAATCGTTACCCTTTGCCGTGGATTGATGATTTATTTGACCAACTGAGTGGGGATTCaatattttctaagattgatttgaggtcggggtgcCATCAGTTGAGAATTAAGGAtgaagatattcctaagact aaagttgcctttctggggcatgtggtgTCTAAGGAGGGAGTATCAGTGGATCtaagcaagattgaggcagtgtccAAGTGGGAGAGACCAAAGAATGTGGGGGATATTAGAAGTTTTCTGGGGTTGGCTGGCTATTATAGGAG GATGAAATTGCATGAAGAAGTGGAAAATATGGGCATTTCTATGATCAAGAAAGGAGATACACTTGGAGATTTGACAattgagccagagttgtatgacgAGATCAGGAAGAAGAAAGAAGGAGATGCGAGAGTGGCACGGTGGAGAGAGGTCGTGAGTGAGGCCGTGGTGGAAGACGAGAAGAAGCGGTTTTACGTGGGCAGTGATGgtggtttgaggtttgatgggagatggtttGTGcctgatgatgaagaattaaaaagAAAGATTTTATCTGAAACTCATTCTACTCCATATTCT TTAGCTCACTtcattcctatgaaagatacatggagtaaagctgagttggcTAGAGCTTATGTTAAAAATGTGGTGAAGCTTCATGGTGTGCCAAAGGATattgtttctgatcgtgattcAAG TTACCATgttagtattggcatggcaccttttgaggcattGTATGGCAGAAAATGCAGGAGTCCAGTGTGCTGGGATGACAGGGCAGATGCAGTGGTGTTGGGACCTGAGATGATACAGGAAATGGTGAAGCAAGTGCACATTATTCATCAGAAGATGGGTGCAGCGCAGGATAGATAG
- the LOC141651415 gene encoding uncharacterized protein LOC141651415 — protein sequence MGPYEILDKVGEVAYRLALPPALNRMHNVFHFSQLMKYVSNPTHVLEPEHIEIDEQLSYVEEPREILDRRVRKTRNGETVLVKVLWSNHKVEEVTWEAEAAMREKYPSLFV from the coding sequence atggggccatatgagatcttagacaaAGTTGGAGAGGTAGCTTACCGTTTAGCATTACCTCCAGCTTTGAATAGAATGCATaatgtttttcatttttcacaaTTGATGAAGTATGTGAGCAATCCTACTCATGTGCTAGAGCCTGAGCATATTGAGATTGATGAGCAGTTGTCCTATGTTGAGGAGCCTAGGGAAATTTTGGATAGAAGAGTGAGGAAGACTCGTAATGGTGAGACAGTTTTAGTGaaggttttatggtctaatcataaGGTGGAAGAAGTTACATGGGAAGCTGAAGCTGCTATGCGAGAAAAGTATCCGAGTCTTTTTGTTTGA